gggaggggaagaatgagacagagagagtgggtagagtttggctgccaATACGCttatgtacttaatggatatggtgatgaggaagaaTGTAGTCTTGTCAGATAAACCAAGGCTGTAGAATAGAGCATCAGGGCCACAGGCTGTAGAATAGAGCATCAGTCCGAGGAGACAGGCTGTGGGGCTGCACCAGTGGCAGTGGCGGGCTGCTAAAACAAGTGTCACGAAAGGTCAGGCAGAGAGTCCTGTGTGCAAAAACAAGTGTCAAGTAAGGCTAGGTAGAAAGACCTTACTGGGCCTAGTGGGGTCATGCCTGTGAGCTGGGTAGCTGGCAGGCAGTCAGGGCCTAAGGGAGGTCACTGCTGAGGCCCAGAGTGTGCTGGGTAGTCAGGCAAGCAGTCAGGGCCTAGTGGGGTCATGTCTGTGACCTTGAGTGTGCTGTGTAGTCAAGGCAAGCAGTCATGTctggtatgtactgtatgtcttccTGTCATTAATGAGCATCTACAAGGAGCAAGCCTTATCAGTGCCACTTTGGGTACAtttggctgatgtgtgtgtgtggtagaaaAAGAGGCACATATTTCATAACCCCGATTCTAAAACGATCTGGAGTGCTAACCAGAgcaagagctgtgagagagctgtCACACAACTACATGCAACCACAAGCAACTGTAGAATTAGCGTGTGTAATAActtgtgttctgcttcatgaaatactgtttttctgttttattttttgaatttaacattgatttctcgttaaaaatgcaatcataacacgtttattttaCACCGTTTGACTTCACGAGGGGTGTTTCTACAGGGCACAGATCccaattcactttgaatggggtgacgtcatcgcTTGATAGAACCAAATATAactattctactgttattttgtattatctGATTCTGTAAcatacccctggatgtgtactctgtctcactgagacctgaacgaTTAGCATCTGAAGCCCTTCCCCCCagatagcgaagatagtctagacagggaggggaagaatgagacagagagagtgggtagagtttggctgccaATACGCttatgtacttaatggatatggtgatgaggaagaaTGTAGTCTTGTCAGATAAACCAAGGCTGTAGAATAGAGCATCAGGGCCACAGGCTGTAGAATAGAGCATCAGTGGCAGAGTCTGAGGCCACAGGCTGTAGAATAGAGCATCAGTGGCAGAGTCTGAGGAGACAGGCTGTGGGGCTGCACCAGTGGCAGTGGCGGGCTGctaaaacaacagcaaaacaagTGTCACGAAAGGTCAGGCAGAGAGTCCTGTGTGCAAAAACAAGTGTCAAGTAAGGCTAGGTAGAAAGACCTTACTGGGCCTAGTGGGGTCATGCCTGTGAGCTGGGTAGCCTGTGTAGTCAAGGCAGGCAGTCAGGGCCTATTGGggtcattcaattcaattcaattcaactttatttcgccatgtatacagatactaggaatttgttttggtattctccatgcaggctatagtatcaccaaactatctcctgcacgagatctccatggccgctacacaagcgccatcggacGCCATCATGTCTGTGACCTTGAGTGTGCTGTGTAGTCAGGCAAGCAGTCAGGGCCTATTGGGGTCATGTCTGTGACCTTGAGTGTGCTGTGTAGTCAAGGCAAGCAGTCAGGGCCTAGTGGGGTCATGCCTGTGACCTTGAGTGTGCTGTGTAGTCAAGGCAGGCAGTCATCGCACTCAGTCGTCTGCCTCTCATTGAAATAGCAGCTTTAATGTCATTGTAATTCCTGGTACCCTTTCATCATTTCTGTTACCTTCTGAACTAAATAcaaatcattataaaaaaaataaaaaaatagccaGCCATTGTTGTTCATGTTAACTGTGCTTGGCATTACGCAAGACAGTGAATGCATGACATGGACAAAAAATAGGATCTTAAGAAATGTCTTTTCCCCAAGAGAAAAATACCATGGCATATTTTATATAAAAACATTCTAAAACcaaacatgtgtgtatatatagacaTGTTGTTCACTGTGATGCTTTCTGCCATGTTATGATAGCTCCTAAATAATACTACACTGTTTGACAGAAGTctggtatgtactgtatgttttctgGCATTGCTGAGCATCTATAAGAAGCAAGCTGTGAGAGAGTCAAAATCACACATAACTGTAGAattagcatcacacacacatacacacacacacacacatactttgatAAATTCAGCAAAATCCTTTCCTGTTCCTCTAGTTGTTTATCCAgtgcacgcgcatacacacagacacacacagtctgtacaTGTTTCCCTATTAGCATACAACACATTTCATGTTATACAAACAAGAATATAAAGGTTAGTTTACCTGTTCTCCGCTTTGTATATCCACTTTAGCTGTATGTTATTGCTGCTACACAGAAAATTCAAATCAGGCCAATCTGAGCGCACTCCAAATCCTGTGGCCCTGGTGTCCAGCTTACCACTGGTTCTCCATGAGGGGCAAGGGGGATCTTGCGTTTGCTCCAGCAGCAATGAGGGCCATTGTTTGAACTGTCGGGTCGTCGTTATTTAGCAATACCCTGGTGGTATAAATCCATTCGATGTTGGGAACCCCAAGCTCCCCCTCTGATttgttcatgaaaataatactcctggttgtgtgtgcgttaaGGTTTATCCATTTCCTCACCAGCTGCACTGTCTTATTGTTCAGTtctttcaaagttttttttggCGATGTGCACATTGGTAAACAGGTGTTGAATTTTGGAGAGGGCTATGTCCCGAACTGCCTGAAGTTTCAAACAGGCTGCTGAGGACCTTGGCAATCTCCTCTGTGGTGAAGTCCGATGTTATGGGGTGACTATTGGAGTGGTCCAGATCAAGGGTGCCACACCATGGGGGTCTGCTTGTCTGCtagtgtgtctgttttgacTGTAATTTCGCTGTGTAGTAGTCATAGACTTTGTCCACATCACTTATTGTAGGAGGGGGCTCTGGATATGTGCTATGATTTAGGATGATGTCTATTGCTTTGCTTCTACGGTGTTCCCGGGGATAAGCTAGTTCGTTTTCGCTTACCACTCTGGGCTCTCTCGCACTGCTGGGCTTTGTCGCTCTGCAGAGCGCAGGCTGGATGGTTCCTCGTACGAAGCGCAGCTGTTGGTCTATCCATTCGGTGAGCATCTCTgggtcactctctccctcctgtgccTGAAAGCACATCCAATCTTGGTCAGAGAGTGTATTGTTCAAAGTTTGTCCAGGCATTCCGATGGTTATTTTCAGGACAATCAGCTGTCGGGTCATGGATCCGCCATCCGAGGTTATAGATCTTACCGCTTCTTAGAGCAGTTTTGGTCACTGATTTCAAGGTTGAAACCAAGGACATTTAGAATATTGCTGTTATCTGCACAATTGGCTCTTTCTGCGTTTTCGGCAGAAGCTACGACGGGTGTAGAtgttacattttgtttgtttgttagtgcaGCATACCGGCGTGCGGCCTACCGGCgtgacgcatgcacacactagggctgtcaaaattgctcaaaaatgacgttcgaataaaaaaacacatatattcgaacatattcgaatatcTGGTTGCGTATTAAGGCACGTGAATAATCTGATGTGACCCTTGATCTCATGACCTCATGTGACCATTGACCTcatgtgacccttgacctcatgACAGCTGTCACTTCTGCTATTGACCACATGGTCTTCCTTCgcttgtttggagtgtgtaCAAGTCCCTAAAACCAACAAGACACAGAACAATTAAGTTTTATACGTAAAAAAAGAGTATATAAGCGTAAGAAATTAGCAGACACATCTATCAAGCCTGAGTACCAACTACATACGTTAACCCTCTACAGAATACAGCAGAATACAGCTAACCCTGTACAGAATACAGCTGAGGAACCTTTAGTATAATAACACTAATGCAGATGTTTTGCTTTTACTTtccacatccgaagggacaagcacaactgctcaAGTCACAGAcgcatcatcttcagcaacttctccaagttcaagtcccacgactgtctcgatatccacatccgaagggacaagcacaactgctcaagtcacagacacaacatcttcagcaacttctccaagttcaagtcccacgactgtgtcgtcatccacatccgaagggacaagcacaactgctcaAGTCACAGAcgcatcatcttcagcaacttctcaaagttcaagtcccacgactgtgtcctcatccacatccgaagggacaagcacaactgctcaAGTCACAGAggcatcatcttcagcaacttctccaagttcgagtcccacgactgtctcgacatccacatccgaagggacaaGAACAACTGCTGAAATCACAGAAGCAACGTCTTCAGCAACTtttccaagttcaagtcccacgactgtcttgtcatccacatccgaagggacaCGCAAAACTGCTGAGgtcacagccacatcatcttcagcaacttctccaagttcaagtcccacgactgtatcgtcatccacttctgaagagacaagcacaactgctgaagtcacagccacatcatcttcagcaacttctccaagttcaagtcccacgactgtgtcgtcatccacttctgaagggacaagcacaactgcagaagtcacagacacatcatcttcagctacttcaagtcccaccactgtgtcgtcatccacttctgaagggacaagcacaactgctgaagtcacagccacatcatcttcagcaacttctccaagttcaagtcccatgactgtgtcgtcatccacatccgaagggacaagcacaactgctcaagtcacagacacatcatcttcagctacttcaagtcccatgactgtgtcgtcatccacttctgaagggacaagcacaactgctgaagtcacagccacatcatcttcagcaacttcgcCAAGTTCAAGTACAACGACTGTCTCGTCATCCACATCCGAAGCGACAAGCttaactgctgaagtcacagacacaacatcttcagcaacttctccaagttcaagtcccacgactgtatcgtcatccacttctgaagggacaagcacaactgcagaagtcacagacacatcatcttcagctacttcaagtcccacgactgtgtcgtcatccacttctgaagggacaagcacaactgctgaagtcacagccacatcatcttcagcaacttctccaagttcaagtcccacgactgtgtcgtcatccacttctgaagggacaagcacaactgcagaagtcacagacacatcatcttcagtgacttcaagtcccacgactgtatcgtcatccacatcagaagggacaagcacaactgcagaagtcacagacacatcatcttcagctacttcaagtcccacgactgtgtcgtcatccacttctgaagggacaagcacaactgctgaagtcacagccacatcatcttcagcaacttctccaagttcaagtcccacgactgtgtcgtcatccacttctgaagggacaagcacaactgctgaagtcacagccacatcatcttcagcaacttctccaagttcaagtcccacgactgtgtcgtcatccacttctgaagggacaagcacaactgaagaagtcacagacacatcatcttcagtgacttcaagtcccacgactgtatcgtcatccacatcagaagggacaagcacaactgctgaagtcacagccacatcatcttcagcaacttctccaagttcaagtcccacgactgtgtcgtcatccacttctgaagggacaagcacaactgctgaagtcacagccacatcatcttcagcaacttctccaagttcaagtcccacgacagtgtcgtcatccacatcagaagggacaagcacaactgcagaagtcacagacacatcatcttcagctacttcaagtcccacgactgtgtcatcatccacttctgaagggacaagcacaactgctgaagtcacagacacatcatcttcagcaacttctccaagttcaagtcccacgactgtatcgtcatccacttctgaagggacaagcacaactgctgaagtcacagccacatcatcttcagcaacttctccaagttcaagtcccacgactgtgtcgtcatccacttctgaagggacaagcacaactgcagaagtcacagacacatcatcttcagtgacttcaagtcccacgactgtatcgtcatccacatcagaagggacaagcacaactgctgaagtcacagacgcatcatcttcagcaacttctcaaagttcaagtcccacgactgtgtcctcatccacatccgaagggacaagcacaactgctcaAGTCACAGAggcatcatcttcagcaacttctccaagttcgaATCCCACGACTGTCTCGAcatccacatccgaagggacaaGAACAACTGCTGAAATCACAGAAGCAACGTCTTCAGCAACTtttccaagttcaagtcccacgactgtcttgtcatccacatccgaagggacaCGCAAAACTGCTGAGgtcacagccacatcatcttcagcaacttctccaagttcagtCCCACNNNNNNNNNNNNNNNNNNNNNNNNNNNNNNNNNNNNNNNNNNNNNNNNNNNNNNNNNNNNNNNNNNNNNNNNNNNNNNNNNNNNNNNNNNNNNNNNNNNNNNNNNNNNNNNNNNNNNNNNNNNNNNNNNNNNNNNNNNNNNNNNNNNNNNNNNNNNNNNNNNNNNNNNNNNNNNNNNNNNNNNNNNNNNNNNNNNNNNNNNNNNNNNNNNNNNNNNNNNNNNNNNNNNNNNNNNNNNNNNNNNNNNNNNNNNNNNNNNNNNNNNNNNNNNNNNNNNNNNNNNNNNNNNNNNNNNNNNNNNNNNNNNNNNNNNNNNNNNNNNNNNNNNNNNNNNNNNNNNNNNNNNNNNNNNNNNNNNNNNNNNNNNNNNNNNNNNNNNNNNNNNNNNNNNNNNNNNNNNNNNNNNNNNNNNNNNNNNNNNNNNNNNNNNNNNNNNNNNNNNNNNNNNNNNNNNNNNNNNNNNNNNNNNNNNNNNNNNNNNNNNNNNNNNNNNNNNNNNNNTgttcgtcatccacttctgaagggacaagcacaactgctgaagtcacagacacatcatcttcagctacttctccaagttcaagtcccacgactgtgttgtcatccacttctgaagggacaagcacaaactgctgaagtcacagccaacatcatcttcagcaatttctccaagttcaagtcccatgACTGTCTCGTCATCCACTTCtcaagggacaagcacaactgctgaagtcacagccacatcatcttcagcaacttctccaagttcaagtcccacgaccgTCTCGTCATCCACATCTGAAGGGActagcacaactgctgaagtcacagcaacatcatcttcagcaacttttCCAAGTTCAATTCCCACGACTGTCTCgtcatccacatccgaagggacaagcacaactgcagaagtcacagacacatcatctcagctacttcaagtcccacggactgtgtcgtcatccacttctgaaggcacaagcacaactgctgaagtcacagccacatcatcttcagcaacttccccaagttcaagtcccacgactgtctcTTCATCCACATCCggagggacaagcacaactgctgaagtcacagacacatcatcttcagctacttcaagtcccacgattgtgtcgtcatccacttctgaagagACAAGCAAAACTGCTGAAatcacagccacatcatcttcagcaacttctccaagttcaagtcccacgactgtgtcgtcatccacttctgaagggacaagcacaactgccgaagtcacagacacatcatcttcagcaacttccaAGTTCAGTCCACGATGTCTCgtcatccacatccgaagggacaagcacaactgcagtagtcacagacacatcatcttcagcaacttctccaagttcaagtcccacgactgtgtcgtcatccacatctgaagggactagcacaactgctgaagtcacagcaacatcatcttcagcaatttctccaagttcaagtccacGACTGTCTCTTCATCCACATCCggagggacaagcacaactgctgaagtgagagacacatcatcttcagctacttcaaATCCCAcaactgtgtcgtcatccacttctgaaggcacaagcacaactgctgaagtcacagacacatcatcttcagccacttctccaagttcaagtcccacgaccaTCTCGTTATCAACATCTGAAGGGActagcacaactgctgaagtcacagcaacatcatcttcagcaacttctccaagttcaagtcccacgactgtctcgtcatccacttctcaagggacaagcacaactgctgaagtcacagccacatcatcttcagcaacttctccaagttcaagtcccacgactgtgtcgtcatccacatcagaagggacaagcacaactgcagaagtcacagacacatcatcttcagctacttcaagtcccacgactgtgtcgtcatccacttctgaaggcacaagcacaactgctgaagtcacagccacatcatcttcagcaacttctccaagttcaagtcccacgactgtgtcgtcatccacttctgaaggaacaagcacaactgctgaagtcacagccacaacatcttcagctacttcaagtcccacgactgtgtcgtcatccacttctgaaggcaCAAGCACAACTaaagaagtcacagacacatcatcttcagcaacttctccaagttcaagtcccacaactgtctcttcatccacatccgaagggacaagcacaactgcagtagtcacagacacatcatcttcagcaacttctccaagttcaagtcccacgactgtgtcgtcatccacatccgaagggactagcacaactgctgaagtcacagcaacatcatcttcagcaacttctccaagttcaagtcccacgactgtctcTTCATCCACATCCggagggacaagcacaactgctgaagtcacagacacatcatcttcagctacttcaaATCCCAcaactgtgtcgtcatccacttctgaaggcacaagcacaactgctgaagtcacagccacatcatcttcagcaacttctccaagttcaagtcccacgactgtgtcgtcatccacttctgaagggacaagcacaactgctcaagtcacagacacatcatcttcagcaacttctccaagttcaggtcccacgactgtgtcaaCATCCACATCTGAAGGGTCAAGCACAACTGATCAAGTCACCAACCCAACAGCTCCAGCAACTGCTCCAATTTTAAACCCCACGAATGTCTTCACGTCCACATCCGAAgcgacaagcacaactgctcaagtcacagacacagcatcttcagcaacttctccaagttcaaaaCCCACAACTGTCTTGAcatccacatccgaagggacCAGCTCAACTTCtaaagtcacagacacatcatcttcaacAACTTATCCAAGTTCAAGTCACACGACTGTCTCGACATCCAcatctgaagggacaagcacaactgctgaaatAACAGACCCAACAGCTTTAGAAACTTCGCCAAGTTCAAAACCCACAACTGTCTCgtcatccacatccgaagggacaaGCTCAACTGctcaagtcacagacacatcatcttcagcaacttctccaagttcaaatcGCACGACTGTCTCGAcatccacatccgaagggacaagcacaactgctgaagtcacagacacaacatcttcagcaacttcagcaacttctccaagttcaagtcccactaCTGTCTCAACATCCACATCCAAaaggacaagcacaactgctgaagtcacagacataacatcttcagcaacttctccaagttcaagtcccacgactgtctcaacatccacatccgaagggacaagcacaaatgctcaagtcacagacacatcatcttcagcaacttctccaagttcaaatcCCACGACTGTGTTGACATCAAcatctgaagggacaagcacaaatGATCCATCAACTGACACAACTGGTTCAGGAACCTCTGCATGGTCAAGTCCAAGTACATCCACACCATTCCCAGCAAGCActacaccaacatcaacaccaactcCAGCAAATACAACACCAATGTCTACGTCCACAACAGCAACATCCACAATGTCGACATCATCACCAACTCCAACAACTATGACATCAACACTATCTCCAACACCAGTATCCACAACACCAACAactacatcaacaacaacaccagtagtcacaacatcaacaacaggaCCAGTAGTCACGACATCAACAactacatcaacaacaacaccagtatccacaacatcaacaacaacaccagtatccacaacttcaacaacaacttctccaagttcaagtcccacgactgtgtcgtcatccacatccgaagggacaagcacaactgctcaAGTCACAGAGacaacatcttcagcaacttctccaagttcaagtcccacgactgtctcGACATCCACATCCAAAGTGACAAGCACAACTGTATCCACAACTtcaaaaacaacatcaacaacaacgaAGAAGCCCATCCAGTGTGAAAACGGTGGAACCCCAAACGAGGACAATCAATCTTGCCAGTGTCCTCCTCCTTTCACCGGTCGCACATGTGCAGTTATCAACAGCGTCATTTCTCCAGGTTGGTGTGGGTAACCCTAGTCCTTCATAAGGAAATAAAGACACACCTCTCAGAGTGTCTGGGATGGTTCATCTGATATgttttcatctctttcagacacgcTCAACAGGACAGTTCAGACAACAATTGAAGTTAAAGAGAGTTTCATACCAGAATATGCAGATAAAACTTCAAACGAATATGAGGAGTTTTCCAAAAGGTTCAAAGACGAGGTGAGTGACCCGTAGTGAACTAGTAATAACCGTGGAGCTTGTGGGATGGACCTGGCCCTGAGTCGGCCCACATGCGGGCCGGATCTGGCTGAGATGGACTTCCTtcttcctgcctgtctgtggggATATTTCTGCAGTTCAGTTTCTACTCCACTAATCAAATTTCTCCTCCCTCAGATGACACCCATATATACCAAAAAAGTGAAAAACTTCAAAGAAGTGGTGAACATCACTCTGAAGTAAGTTTGCAAAGATAAATGTCTCAACAGTCAATAAAATTATAGTAAAATTGGGACTTCACTAAACATGTATGGTTAGGGGGGATACGTTATCACTAGGGGGTCTACTGATATATTTCATAAAGTGAAGCACACTTATTTGGGGAGTGGGGTGAGGACAGGACACTACTTTAAGGGGGATTAACCCTAACCTAAAACAAGCCTCGTGAAATCATCCCTCAAACTAGTTAGATGATCCTGCAATAGTTAGACAGTCCAGCAAACTAGTTCACTAATCCTGCACACTGGTGGATATTCCTGCAAACTGGTTAGTTAATCAAAATCCTGCAAACTGCTAATCCTGCAAATTGCTAATCCTGCCTATTTCCCCTTTCAGGGCTGCCACAGGTGGTGCTTCCAGGACCAGAAGGACTTTGTTCAGTGGGATTTTTGTAAAAGATACGACCAGGTAAATATGATACCTGACAGAACAGCCTTTATGAAGTACTACTTAAAACAGAACATTCACCTCTTTGATTATGTTTTCTATTTGTCAGTGAAAATGTAAATGCTGAACACGATATCGTTGTGGAGGTTCCCAATGACAAAGAGTCTGAAGAGGCCTTCGATGAAAGCATTGAACAGATTAATGAGACTCTTAATGCTGTGGGAAACTGTTCAACACAAGCTAACATTACAGGTGATTCACATTCAACACCAGCTAACATTACAGGTGATTCACATTCAACACCAGCTAACAATACAGGTGATTCACATTCAACACCAGCTAACAATACAGGTGATTCACATTCAACACCAGCTAACATTACAGGTGATACACATTCAACACCAGCTAACAATAGAGGTGATTCACATTCAACACCGGCTAACATTACAGGTGATTCACATTCAACACCAGCTAACATTACAGGTGATTCACATTCAACACCAGCTAACATTACAGGTGTTTCACATTCAACACCAGCTAACATTACAGGTGATTCACATTCAACACCAGCTAACAATACAGGTGATTCACATTCAGCACCAGCTAACAATACAGGTGATTCACATTCAACACCAGTTAACATTACAGGTGATTCACATTCAACACCAGCTAACATTACAGATGATTCACATTTGACTACAGAAACagtgagtttgagagagaaataTTCTCTCTTTAATTACGACACTGATTTCAAAAGATGTTTGATTGAAAGACAACATTTTGATAACGTTTACTCACCTAAAATGGTGTTTTATTCTTCCTTTAAAGAATGTCCATCATTTGAAGTTGGAGAAGTCAAACCCCCGACGCCGGTGGCATTTGATGGAGACGGTGAGAACAGCGGAAACAAATATGTCTGCTAAGTTTCAGTACATGGAGCTGAGAGAAACACCTTCACTGCTTTCTCCTCCTCACAGCTTTCTGCAGGTCCGAGGTGGAGCCTGGTTTTGAGAAGTACTTTATTCTTGCCGAGGTGGACGGGAAGCGCACCTGCATCTCCCCGTGTGAAGCAGCCCATCCTCAACCCAAAGGGTGCCAGAACGACGGCACCTGTGAGGTGTTAAGAGAGGGACCCACCTGCTAGTAAGAACCCCATGgaaatgttattgttgttacaTGCAGTCTCTAATCCAATACCTTTGCTCCTCTGGCAGtccagtccgtgtgtgtgtgtgtgtgtgtgtgctcaaattCAGTAATTTGCTCCTCGCGGTCCTTtggctgtccattctgtgtgtgtgctcaaaaacccctccgtgttcacacacagtctgcGGCTCGGACAGAGAGGGGTGTCCGTGTGCTTAGTATGGTGAcagggagtggtgtgtgtatgcttagtATGGTGACAGACAGGACCATAAATCTTTGTGTTTCTGAGTATGCGTGAGTAAAGTGATGGTCCTCCTCCagttgcagacacacagagcagaactGGTACCTGGGCTCTGACTGTAGCTACCCCGTGCACAAGGTTGGGTTCTACGCCGGCCTAGGGGCGTGTGCTGCTCTTCTGGTGGCCTCAGTCGGCGTGCTGTCTGCTTGCGTCATACTGAAGCAGAGGAAGCAGAATCGGTAAGGaccaatgcagtgtgtgtgtgtgtgtgtgtgtgtgtacgtcactgtgtgtgtgtgtgt
Above is a window of Clupea harengus chromosome 14, Ch_v2.0.2, whole genome shotgun sequence DNA encoding:
- the LOC116223449 gene encoding mucin-12-like — translated: MTPIYTKKVKNFKEVVNITLKAATGGASRTRRTLFSGIFVKDTTSENVNAEHDIVVEVPNDKESEEAFDESIEQINETLNAVGNCSTQANITECPSFEVGEVKPPTPVAFDGDAFCRSEVEPGFEKYFILAEVDGKRTCISPCEAAHPQPKGCQNDGTCEVLREGPTCYCRHTEQNWYLGSDCSYPVHKVGFYAGLGACAALLVASVGVLSACVILKQRKQNREKDMKNELVNQWMEDDFEWPTSGRTSHTPSAGANANPAYQSGSLYTQQRLGLPGLQSRPAPGQMRARTDPHWASLHQGPSYRTDPHWASLQQVPSHRTDPHWASLQQVPSHRTDPYWTSLQTSSISSFDI